One part of the Coturnix japonica isolate 7356 chromosome 22, Coturnix japonica 2.1, whole genome shotgun sequence genome encodes these proteins:
- the RASSF2 gene encoding ras association domain-containing protein 2, whose amino-acid sequence MEYSSCEYLVPCGKDKFISKNELLLHLKTYNIYYEGQNLQLRHREEEGELIVEGLLNISWGLRRPIRLQMQDDNQRIRPPPSSSSWHSGCNLGAHGSVLKPSTLPDIQVTDVDATVNTESTSSNTGTTRLQPEDPPQLLRTRSDVGVRRRGSSRTPSEQRRIRRHRFSINGHFYNHKTSVFTPAYGSITNVRINSTMTTPQVLKLLLNKFKIENSAEEFALYIVHTSGEKQKLRATDYPLIARILQGPCEQVSKVFLMEKDQVEEVTYDVAQYIKFEMPVLRSFIQKLEEEEDREVKKLMRKYSILRLMIEQRLEEISEGPARL is encoded by the exons ATGGAGTACAGCAGCTGCGAGTACCTGGTCCCCTGTGGGAAGGACAAATTCATCTCCAA AAATGAGCTGCTGTTGCACTTGAAGACGTACAACATCTACTATGAAGGGCAGAATTTGCAGCTGCGGCACCGGGAG GAGGAAGGTGAGCTGATCGTTGAGGGGCTGCTGAACATCTCATGGGGCCTTCGGCGACCCATCCGCCTGCAGATGCAGGATGACAACCAGCGCATCCGCCCTCcaccctcctcttcctcctggcACTCTGGGTGCAACCTGGGGGCACATGG gTCTGTGCTGAAGCCCAGCACCTTGCCAGACATCCAAGTGACAGACGTGGATGCCACAGTGAACACAGAGAGTACCAGCAGCAACACAG GCACCACGAGGCTGCAGCCAGAAGATCCACCACAGCTGCTGCGCACACGGAGTGATGTGGGTGTACGACGCCGGGGCAGCTCCCGTACCCCCAGCGAGCAGCGCCGCATCCGCCGCCACCGCTTCTCCATCAACGGGCACTTCTACAACCACAAG ACATCCGTGTTCACGCCGGCGTACGGCTCCATCACCAACGTGCGGATAAACAGCACAATGACAACCCCGCAGGTGCTCAAGCTGCTGCTCAACAAGTTCAAG ATTGAGAACTCGGCAGAGGAGTTTGCTCTCTACATCGTGCACACCAGTGGAG aaaagcagaagctaAGGGCCACCGATTACCCACTGATTGCCCGCATCCTGCAGGGCCCCTGTGAGCAGGTCTCCAAGGTCTTCCTGATGGAGAAGGACCAGGTGGAGGAGGTCACCTATGAT GTTGCACAGTACATCAAATTCGAAATGCCTGTTCTCAGGAGCTTCATCcagaaactggaagaggaagaggacCGCGAAGTGAAGAAGCTGATGCGCAA GTATTCCATCCTCCGGCTGATGATTGAGCAGAGGCTGGAGGAGATCTCTGAAGGTCCAGCGAGGCTGTGA
- the PRNP gene encoding major prion protein homolog — MARLLTTCCLLALLLAACTDVALSKKGKGKPSGGGWGAGSHRQPSYPRQPGYPHNPGYPHNPGYPHNPGYPHNPGYPQNPGYPHNPGYPGWGQGYNPSSGGSYHNQKPWKPPKTNFKHVAGAAAAGAVVGGLGGYAMGRVMSGMSYRFDSPDEYRWWNENSARYPNRVYYRDYSSPVSQDVFVADCFNITVTEYSIGPAAKKNTSEAVPAANQTDVEMENKVVTKVIREMCVQQYREYRLASGIQLHPADTWLAVLLLLTTLFAMH; from the coding sequence ATGGCCAGGCTCCTCAccacctgctgcctgctggccctgctgctcGCTGCCTGCACCGACGTCGCCCTCTCCAAGAAGGGCAAAGGCAAACCCAGCGGTGGGGGTTGGGGTGCTGGGAGCCATCGCCAGCCCAGCTACCCCCGCCAACCTGGCTATCCCCATAACCCGGGGTATCCCCACAACCCAGGGTACCCCCACAACCCTGGCTATCCCCATAACCCCGGCTACCCGCAGAACCCTGGCTACCCCCATAACCCAGGTTACCCAGGCTGGGGACAAGGCTACAACCCATCCAGCGGAGGAAGTTACCACAATCAGAAGCCATGGAAACCCCCCAAAACCAACTTCAAGCACGTGGCgggggcagctgcagctggtgctgtggTTGGGGGCTTGGGGGGCTACGCCATGGGGCGTGTTATGTCAGGGATGAGCTACCGCTTTGATAGCCCCGATGAGTATCGGTGGTGGAACGAGAACTCGGCGCGTTATCCCAACCGGGTTTACTACAGGGATTACAGCAGCCCCGTGTCGCAGGATGTCTTCGTGGCCGACTGCTTTAACATCACAGTGACTGAGTACAGCATTGGCCCTGCTGCCAAGAAGAACACCTCCGAGGCTGTCCCGGCAGCAAACCAAACAGACGTGGAGATGGAGAACAAAGTGGTGACGAAGGTGATCCGCGAGATGTGTGTGCAGCAGTATCGCGAGTACCGCCTGGCCTCGGGCATCCAGCTGCACCCTGCTGACACCTGGCTTgccgtcctcctcctcctcaccacCCTTTTTGCCATGCACTGA